The following proteins are co-located in the Deltaproteobacteria bacterium genome:
- a CDS encoding NUDIX domain-containing protein, translating into MRRAEVYRFGLTNFRVVNAFLENAEGKLWIPRRTAEKKLIPLGLDTSMGGHVKSGETYEEAFARELQEELGLELMNVNWNEIGYLSPHMDGVTAFMKVYRIEMDSTPPYNRHDFIEAFWLTPKEIRKKLNEGDCGKDDLSRLLDRFYGD; encoded by the coding sequence ATGAGGCGGGCGGAAGTCTATCGATTCGGCCTGACGAATTTCCGGGTTGTCAATGCATTTCTGGAAAACGCCGAAGGGAAGCTCTGGATCCCCCGCCGGACGGCAGAGAAGAAACTGATCCCCCTGGGTCTCGATACGAGTATGGGGGGCCATGTTAAGAGTGGTGAGACCTATGAGGAGGCCTTTGCCCGGGAGTTACAGGAGGAACTCGGTCTGGAGTTGATGAACGTCAATTGGAACGAGATCGGCTATCTTTCTCCCCACATGGACGGAGTCACTGCCTTCATGAAAGTTTACCGTATTGAGATGGACAGCACACCCCCCTATAATCGTCATGACTTTATCGAAGCCTTCTGGCTGACCCCGAAGGAAATCCGGAAGAAACTCAACGAGGGGGATTGCGGCAAGGATGATCTTTCACGGCTACTGGACCGGTTTTATGGAGATTGA